A section of the Piliocolobus tephrosceles isolate RC106 chromosome 14, ASM277652v3, whole genome shotgun sequence genome encodes:
- the SECISBP2 gene encoding selenocysteine insertion sequence-binding protein 2 isoform X6 — translation MASEGPREPESEGIKLSADVKPFVPRFAGLNVAWLESSEACVFPSSAATYYPFVQEPPVTEQKIYTEDMAFGASTFPPQYLSSEITLHPYAYSPYTLDSTQNVYSVPGSQYHYNQPSCYRSFQTVKHRNENVCPLPQEMKALFKKKTYDEKKTYDQQKFGSERTDGTISSEIKSARGSHHLSIYAENSLKSVTDGCHKRTDRKSRIIAKNVSTSKPEFEFTTLDFPELQGAENSMSEIQKQPKWGPVHSASTNISLLREVVKPAAVLSKGEIVVKNKNPNESVTANAATNSPSCTRADPKNVSIPSSEALSSDRSYNKEKHIVHPTQKSKASQGSDLEQNEASRKSKKKKEKSTSKYEVLTVQEPPRIEDNFRNNVKKSQLPVQLDLGGVLTALEKKQHSQHAKQSSKPVVVSVGAVPVLSKECASGEKGRRVSQMKTPHNPLDSSAPLMKKGKQREIPKAKKPTSLKKIILKERQERKQQRLQENAVSPAFTSDDTQDGESGGDDQVPEQAEPSGPEGMDEPISTPAIEGKSEEPPGTELQRDTEASHLAPNHATFPKIHSRRFRDYCSQMLSKEVDACVTDLLKELVRFQDRMYQKDPVKAKTKRRLVLGLREVLKHLKLKKLKCVIISPNCEKIQSKGGLDDTLHTIIDYACEQNIPFVFALNRKALGRSLNKAVPVSVVGIFSYDGAQDQFHKMVELTMAARQAYKTMLENVQQELVGEPRPQAPPSPPTQGPSCPAEDGPPALTEKEEPHYIEIWKKHLEAYSPCALELEESLEASTSQMMNLNL, via the exons ATGGCGTCGGAGGGGCCGCGGGAGCCCGAAAGCGAG GGCATCAAGTTATCAGCAGATGTCAAACCATTTGTCCCCAGATTTGCCGGGCTCAATGTGGCATGGTTAGAGTCCTCAGAAGCATGTGTCTTCCCCAGCTCTGCAGCCACATACTATCCGTTTGTTCAGGAACCACCAGTGACCGA GCAGAAAATATATACTGAAGACATGGCCTTTGGAGCTTCAACTTTTCCACCTCAGTATTTATCTTCTGAGATAACTCTTCATCCATATGCCTATTCTCCTTATACCCTTGACTCCACACAGAATGTTTACTCAGTGCCTGGCTCCCAGTATCATTATAACCAACCCAGTTGTTACCGAAGTTTTCAAACAGTGAAGCATCGAAATGAGAACGTGTGCCCTCTCCCACAAGAAATGAAAGCTCTGTTTAAG AAAAAAACCTATGATGAGAAAAAAACGTATGATCAGCAAAAGTTTGGCAGTGAAAGAACTGATGGAACTATATCATCTGAGATAAAATCAGCTAGAGGTTCACATCATTTGTCCATTTATGCTGagaatagtttgaaatcag TTACAGATGGTTGCCATAAGCGAACAGACAGGAAATCCAGAATCATTGCAAAAAATGTATCTACCTCCAAACCTGAGTTTGAATTTACCACACTGGACTTTCCTGAACTGCAAGGTGCAGAGAACAGTATGTCAGAGATACAGAAGCAACCCAAGTGGGGACCTGTCCACTCTGCCTCTACCAACATTTCTCTTCTAAGAGAAGTAGTAAAACCAGCTGCAGTGTTATCAAAG gGTGAAATagtggtgaaaaataaaaacccaaatgaATCTGTAACTGCTAATGCTGCTACCAATTCTCCTTCATGTACAAGAG CAGATCCTAAAAATGTTAGTATACCGTCTTCTGAAGCTTTATCTTCGGATCGTTCctacaacaaagaaaaacacattgtTCATCCTACCCAAAAG TCTAAAGCATCACAAGGTAGTGACCTTGAACAAAATGAAGCCTcaagaaagagtaagaaaaagaaagaaaaatctacatCAAAATATGAAGTCCTGACAGTTCAAGAGCCTCCAAGGATtgaa GATAACTTTAGAAACAATGTAAAGAAGAGCCAGCTTCCAGTGCAGCTGGATTTGGGGGGCGTGCTTACAGCCCTGGAGAAGAAGCAGCACTCTCAGCACGCAAAGCAGTCCTCAAAACCAGTGGTAGTCTCAG TTGGAGCAGTGCCAGTCCTTTCCAAAGAATGTGCGTCAGGGGAGAAAGGCCGCCGCGTGAGTCAAATGAAGACCCCACACAATCCCTTGGATTCCAGCGCCCCGCTGATGAagaaagggaagcagagggagaTCCCCAAGGCCAAGAAGCCAACCTCACTGAAGAAG attattttgaaaGAACGGCAAGAGAGAAAGCAGCAGCGTCTCCAAGAAAATGCTGTGAGTCCAGCTTTTACCAGTGATGACACACAAGATGGAGAGAGTGGTGGCGATGACCAGGTTCCTGAGCAGGCAGAGCCCTCAG GGCCAGAGGGGATGGACGAACCGATCTCCACTCCTGCGATTGAGGGCAAGTCTGAAGAGCCACCAGGCACAGAACTCCAGAGGGACACAGAGGCCTCCCACCTTGCTCCCAATCACGCCACCTTCCCTAAGATCCACAGCCGCAGATTCAGGGA TTACTGCAGCCAGATGCTTAGTAAAGAAGTGGATGCTTGTGTTACCGACCTACTCAAAGAACTGGTCCGTTTCCAAGACCGTATGTACCAGAAAGATCCAGTCAAGGCCAAGACTAAACGTCGACTTGTGTTGGGGTTGAGGGAAGTTCTCAAACACCTGAAGCTCAAAAAACTGAAATGTGTCATTATTTCTCCCAACTGTGAGAAGATACAGTCAAAAG GTGGGCTGGATGACACTTTGCACACAATTATTGATTATGCCTGTGAGCAGAACATTCCCTTTGTGTTTGCTCTCAACCGCAAAGCTCTGGGACGCAGTTTGAATAAGGCAGTTCCTGTCAGCGTGGTAGGGATCTTCAGCTACGATGGGGCCCAG GATCAGTTCCACAAGATGGTTGAGCTGACAATGGCGGCCCGACAGGCGTACAAGACCATGCTGGAGAATGTGCAGCAGGAGCTGGTGGGAGAACCCAGGCCTCAGGCACCTCCCAGCCCACCCACACAGGGCCCCAGCTGCCCTGCAGAAGATGGCCCCCCAGCCTTGACAGAAAAAGAAGAGCCACACTACA ttGAAATCTGGAAGAAACATCTGGAAGCATACAGTCCATGTGCCCTGGAGCTAGAGGAATCCTTGGAGGCTTCAACCTCTCAAATGATGAATTTGAATTTATGA
- the SECISBP2 gene encoding selenocysteine insertion sequence-binding protein 2 isoform X3 has translation MASEGPREPESEGIKLSADVKPFVPRFAGLNVAWLESSEACVFPSSAATYYPFVQEPPVTEQKIYTEDMAFGASTFPPQYLSSEITLHPYAYSPYTLDSTQNVYSVPGSQYHYNQPSCYRSFQTVKHRNENVCPLPQEMKALFKKKTYDEKKTYDQQKFGSERTDGTISSEIKSARGSHHLSIYAENSLKSVTDGCHKRTDRKSRIIAKNVSTSKPEFEFTTLDFPELQGAENSMSEIQKQPKWGPVHSASTNISLLREVVKPAAVLSKGEIVVKNKNPNESVTANAATNSPSCTRELSWTPMGYVVRQTLSTELSPAPKNVTSVINLKTIASSADPKNVSIPSSEALSSDRSYNKEKHIVHPTQKSKASQGSDLEQNEASRKSKKKKEKSTSKYEVLTVQEPPRIEDNFRNNVKKSQLPVQLDLGGVLTALEKKQHSQHAKQSSKPVVVSVGAVPVLSKECASGEKGRRVSQMKTPHNPLDSSAPLMKKGKQREIPKAKKPTSLKKIILKERQERKQQRLQENAVSPAFTSDDTQDGESGGDDQVPEQAEPSGPEGMDEPISTPAIEGKSEEPPGTELQRDTEASHLAPNHATFPKIHSRRFRDYCSQMLSKEVDACVTDLLKELVRFQDRMYQKDPVKAKTKRRLVLGLREVLKHLKLKKLKCVIISPNCEKIQSKGGLDDTLHTIIDYACEQNIPFVFALNRKALGRSLNKAVPVSVVGIFSYDGAQDQFHKMVELTMAARQAYKTMLENVQQELVGEPRPQAPPSPPTQGPSCPAEDGPPALTEKEEPHYIEIWKKHLEAYSPCALELEESLEASTSQMMNLNL, from the exons ATGGCGTCGGAGGGGCCGCGGGAGCCCGAAAGCGAG GGCATCAAGTTATCAGCAGATGTCAAACCATTTGTCCCCAGATTTGCCGGGCTCAATGTGGCATGGTTAGAGTCCTCAGAAGCATGTGTCTTCCCCAGCTCTGCAGCCACATACTATCCGTTTGTTCAGGAACCACCAGTGACCGA GCAGAAAATATATACTGAAGACATGGCCTTTGGAGCTTCAACTTTTCCACCTCAGTATTTATCTTCTGAGATAACTCTTCATCCATATGCCTATTCTCCTTATACCCTTGACTCCACACAGAATGTTTACTCAGTGCCTGGCTCCCAGTATCATTATAACCAACCCAGTTGTTACCGAAGTTTTCAAACAGTGAAGCATCGAAATGAGAACGTGTGCCCTCTCCCACAAGAAATGAAAGCTCTGTTTAAG AAAAAAACCTATGATGAGAAAAAAACGTATGATCAGCAAAAGTTTGGCAGTGAAAGAACTGATGGAACTATATCATCTGAGATAAAATCAGCTAGAGGTTCACATCATTTGTCCATTTATGCTGagaatagtttgaaatcag TTACAGATGGTTGCCATAAGCGAACAGACAGGAAATCCAGAATCATTGCAAAAAATGTATCTACCTCCAAACCTGAGTTTGAATTTACCACACTGGACTTTCCTGAACTGCAAGGTGCAGAGAACAGTATGTCAGAGATACAGAAGCAACCCAAGTGGGGACCTGTCCACTCTGCCTCTACCAACATTTCTCTTCTAAGAGAAGTAGTAAAACCAGCTGCAGTGTTATCAAAG gGTGAAATagtggtgaaaaataaaaacccaaatgaATCTGTAACTGCTAATGCTGCTACCAATTCTCCTTCATGTACAAGAG AGTTATCTTGGACACCAATGGGTTATGTTGTTCGACAGACATTATCTACAGAACTGTCACCAGCCCCTAAAAATGTTACTTCTGTGATAAACTTAAAGACCATTGCTTCATCAGCAGATCCTAAAAATGTTAGTATACCGTCTTCTGAAGCTTTATCTTCGGATCGTTCctacaacaaagaaaaacacattgtTCATCCTACCCAAAAG TCTAAAGCATCACAAGGTAGTGACCTTGAACAAAATGAAGCCTcaagaaagagtaagaaaaagaaagaaaaatctacatCAAAATATGAAGTCCTGACAGTTCAAGAGCCTCCAAGGATtgaa GATAACTTTAGAAACAATGTAAAGAAGAGCCAGCTTCCAGTGCAGCTGGATTTGGGGGGCGTGCTTACAGCCCTGGAGAAGAAGCAGCACTCTCAGCACGCAAAGCAGTCCTCAAAACCAGTGGTAGTCTCAG TTGGAGCAGTGCCAGTCCTTTCCAAAGAATGTGCGTCAGGGGAGAAAGGCCGCCGCGTGAGTCAAATGAAGACCCCACACAATCCCTTGGATTCCAGCGCCCCGCTGATGAagaaagggaagcagagggagaTCCCCAAGGCCAAGAAGCCAACCTCACTGAAGAAG attattttgaaaGAACGGCAAGAGAGAAAGCAGCAGCGTCTCCAAGAAAATGCTGTGAGTCCAGCTTTTACCAGTGATGACACACAAGATGGAGAGAGTGGTGGCGATGACCAGGTTCCTGAGCAGGCAGAGCCCTCAG GGCCAGAGGGGATGGACGAACCGATCTCCACTCCTGCGATTGAGGGCAAGTCTGAAGAGCCACCAGGCACAGAACTCCAGAGGGACACAGAGGCCTCCCACCTTGCTCCCAATCACGCCACCTTCCCTAAGATCCACAGCCGCAGATTCAGGGA TTACTGCAGCCAGATGCTTAGTAAAGAAGTGGATGCTTGTGTTACCGACCTACTCAAAGAACTGGTCCGTTTCCAAGACCGTATGTACCAGAAAGATCCAGTCAAGGCCAAGACTAAACGTCGACTTGTGTTGGGGTTGAGGGAAGTTCTCAAACACCTGAAGCTCAAAAAACTGAAATGTGTCATTATTTCTCCCAACTGTGAGAAGATACAGTCAAAAG GTGGGCTGGATGACACTTTGCACACAATTATTGATTATGCCTGTGAGCAGAACATTCCCTTTGTGTTTGCTCTCAACCGCAAAGCTCTGGGACGCAGTTTGAATAAGGCAGTTCCTGTCAGCGTGGTAGGGATCTTCAGCTACGATGGGGCCCAG GATCAGTTCCACAAGATGGTTGAGCTGACAATGGCGGCCCGACAGGCGTACAAGACCATGCTGGAGAATGTGCAGCAGGAGCTGGTGGGAGAACCCAGGCCTCAGGCACCTCCCAGCCCACCCACACAGGGCCCCAGCTGCCCTGCAGAAGATGGCCCCCCAGCCTTGACAGAAAAAGAAGAGCCACACTACA ttGAAATCTGGAAGAAACATCTGGAAGCATACAGTCCATGTGCCCTGGAGCTAGAGGAATCCTTGGAGGCTTCAACCTCTCAAATGATGAATTTGAATTTATGA
- the SECISBP2 gene encoding selenocysteine insertion sequence-binding protein 2 isoform X5, with protein MASEGPREPESEGIKLSADVKPFVPRFAGLNVAWLESSEACVFPSSAATYYPFVQEPPVTEQKIYTEDMAFGASTFPPQYLSSEITLHPYAYSPYTLDSTQNVYSVPGSQYHYNQPSCYRSFQTVKHRNENVCPLPQEMKALFKKKTYDEKKTYDQQKFGSERTDGTISSEIKSARGSHHLSIYAENSLKSVTDGCHKRTDRKSRIIAKNVSTSKPEFEFTTLDFPELQGAENSMSEIQKQPKWGPVHSASTNISLLREVVKPAAVLSKGEIVVKNKNPNESVTANAATNSPSCTRDPKNVSIPSSEALSSDRSYNKEKHIVHPTQKSKASQGSDLEQNEASRKSKKKKEKSTSKYEVLTVQEPPRIEDAEEFPNLAVASERRDRIETPKFQSKQQPQDNFRNNVKKSQLPVQLDLGGVLTALEKKQHSQHAKQSSKPVVVSVGAVPVLSKECASGEKGRRVSQMKTPHNPLDSSAPLMKKGKQREIPKAKKPTSLKKIILKERQERKQQRLQENAVSPAFTSDDTQDGESGGDDQVPEQAEPSGPEGMDEPISTPAIEGKSEEPPGTELQRDTEASHLAPNHATFPKIHSRRFRDYCSQMLSKEVDACVTDLLKELVRFQDRMYQKDPVKAKTKRRLVLGLREVLKHLKLKKLKCVIISPNCEKIQSKGGLDDTLHTIIDYACEQNIPFVFALNRKALGRSLNKAVPVSVVGIFSYDGAQDQFHKMVELTMAARQAYKTMLENVQQELVGEPRPQAPPSPPTQGPSCPAEDGPPALTEKEEPHYIEIWKKHLEAYSPCALELEESLEASTSQMMNLNL; from the exons ATGGCGTCGGAGGGGCCGCGGGAGCCCGAAAGCGAG GGCATCAAGTTATCAGCAGATGTCAAACCATTTGTCCCCAGATTTGCCGGGCTCAATGTGGCATGGTTAGAGTCCTCAGAAGCATGTGTCTTCCCCAGCTCTGCAGCCACATACTATCCGTTTGTTCAGGAACCACCAGTGACCGA GCAGAAAATATATACTGAAGACATGGCCTTTGGAGCTTCAACTTTTCCACCTCAGTATTTATCTTCTGAGATAACTCTTCATCCATATGCCTATTCTCCTTATACCCTTGACTCCACACAGAATGTTTACTCAGTGCCTGGCTCCCAGTATCATTATAACCAACCCAGTTGTTACCGAAGTTTTCAAACAGTGAAGCATCGAAATGAGAACGTGTGCCCTCTCCCACAAGAAATGAAAGCTCTGTTTAAG AAAAAAACCTATGATGAGAAAAAAACGTATGATCAGCAAAAGTTTGGCAGTGAAAGAACTGATGGAACTATATCATCTGAGATAAAATCAGCTAGAGGTTCACATCATTTGTCCATTTATGCTGagaatagtttgaaatcag TTACAGATGGTTGCCATAAGCGAACAGACAGGAAATCCAGAATCATTGCAAAAAATGTATCTACCTCCAAACCTGAGTTTGAATTTACCACACTGGACTTTCCTGAACTGCAAGGTGCAGAGAACAGTATGTCAGAGATACAGAAGCAACCCAAGTGGGGACCTGTCCACTCTGCCTCTACCAACATTTCTCTTCTAAGAGAAGTAGTAAAACCAGCTGCAGTGTTATCAAAG gGTGAAATagtggtgaaaaataaaaacccaaatgaATCTGTAACTGCTAATGCTGCTACCAATTCTCCTTCATGTACAAGAG ATCCTAAAAATGTTAGTATACCGTCTTCTGAAGCTTTATCTTCGGATCGTTCctacaacaaagaaaaacacattgtTCATCCTACCCAAAAG TCTAAAGCATCACAAGGTAGTGACCTTGAACAAAATGAAGCCTcaagaaagagtaagaaaaagaaagaaaaatctacatCAAAATATGAAGTCCTGACAGTTCAAGAGCCTCCAAGGATtgaa GATGCCGAGGAATTTCCCAACCTGGCAGTTGCATCTGAAAGAAGAGACAGAATAGAGACACCGAAATTTCAATCTAAACAGCAGCCACAG GATAACTTTAGAAACAATGTAAAGAAGAGCCAGCTTCCAGTGCAGCTGGATTTGGGGGGCGTGCTTACAGCCCTGGAGAAGAAGCAGCACTCTCAGCACGCAAAGCAGTCCTCAAAACCAGTGGTAGTCTCAG TTGGAGCAGTGCCAGTCCTTTCCAAAGAATGTGCGTCAGGGGAGAAAGGCCGCCGCGTGAGTCAAATGAAGACCCCACACAATCCCTTGGATTCCAGCGCCCCGCTGATGAagaaagggaagcagagggagaTCCCCAAGGCCAAGAAGCCAACCTCACTGAAGAAG attattttgaaaGAACGGCAAGAGAGAAAGCAGCAGCGTCTCCAAGAAAATGCTGTGAGTCCAGCTTTTACCAGTGATGACACACAAGATGGAGAGAGTGGTGGCGATGACCAGGTTCCTGAGCAGGCAGAGCCCTCAG GGCCAGAGGGGATGGACGAACCGATCTCCACTCCTGCGATTGAGGGCAAGTCTGAAGAGCCACCAGGCACAGAACTCCAGAGGGACACAGAGGCCTCCCACCTTGCTCCCAATCACGCCACCTTCCCTAAGATCCACAGCCGCAGATTCAGGGA TTACTGCAGCCAGATGCTTAGTAAAGAAGTGGATGCTTGTGTTACCGACCTACTCAAAGAACTGGTCCGTTTCCAAGACCGTATGTACCAGAAAGATCCAGTCAAGGCCAAGACTAAACGTCGACTTGTGTTGGGGTTGAGGGAAGTTCTCAAACACCTGAAGCTCAAAAAACTGAAATGTGTCATTATTTCTCCCAACTGTGAGAAGATACAGTCAAAAG GTGGGCTGGATGACACTTTGCACACAATTATTGATTATGCCTGTGAGCAGAACATTCCCTTTGTGTTTGCTCTCAACCGCAAAGCTCTGGGACGCAGTTTGAATAAGGCAGTTCCTGTCAGCGTGGTAGGGATCTTCAGCTACGATGGGGCCCAG GATCAGTTCCACAAGATGGTTGAGCTGACAATGGCGGCCCGACAGGCGTACAAGACCATGCTGGAGAATGTGCAGCAGGAGCTGGTGGGAGAACCCAGGCCTCAGGCACCTCCCAGCCCACCCACACAGGGCCCCAGCTGCCCTGCAGAAGATGGCCCCCCAGCCTTGACAGAAAAAGAAGAGCCACACTACA ttGAAATCTGGAAGAAACATCTGGAAGCATACAGTCCATGTGCCCTGGAGCTAGAGGAATCCTTGGAGGCTTCAACCTCTCAAATGATGAATTTGAATTTATGA
- the SECISBP2 gene encoding selenocysteine insertion sequence-binding protein 2 isoform X4, producing MASEGPREPESEGIKLSADVKPFVPRFAGLNVAWLESSEACVFPSSAATYYPFVQEPPVTEQKIYTEDMAFGASTFPPQYLSSEITLHPYAYSPYTLDSTQNVYSVPGSQYHYNQPSCYRSFQTVKHRNENVCPLPQEMKALFKKKTYDEKKTYDQQKFGSERTDGTISSEIKSARGSHHLSIYAENSLKSVTDGCHKRTDRKSRIIAKNVSTSKPEFEFTTLDFPELQGAENSMSEIQKQPKWGPVHSASTNISLLREVVKPAAVLSKGEIVVKNKNPNESVTANAATNSPSCTRADPKNVSIPSSEALSSDRSYNKEKHIVHPTQKSKASQGSDLEQNEASRKSKKKKEKSTSKYEVLTVQEPPRIEDAEEFPNLAVASERRDRIETPKFQSKQQPQDNFRNNVKKSQLPVQLDLGGVLTALEKKQHSQHAKQSSKPVVVSVGAVPVLSKECASGEKGRRVSQMKTPHNPLDSSAPLMKKGKQREIPKAKKPTSLKKIILKERQERKQQRLQENAVSPAFTSDDTQDGESGGDDQVPEQAEPSGPEGMDEPISTPAIEGKSEEPPGTELQRDTEASHLAPNHATFPKIHSRRFRDYCSQMLSKEVDACVTDLLKELVRFQDRMYQKDPVKAKTKRRLVLGLREVLKHLKLKKLKCVIISPNCEKIQSKGGLDDTLHTIIDYACEQNIPFVFALNRKALGRSLNKAVPVSVVGIFSYDGAQDQFHKMVELTMAARQAYKTMLENVQQELVGEPRPQAPPSPPTQGPSCPAEDGPPALTEKEEPHYIEIWKKHLEAYSPCALELEESLEASTSQMMNLNL from the exons ATGGCGTCGGAGGGGCCGCGGGAGCCCGAAAGCGAG GGCATCAAGTTATCAGCAGATGTCAAACCATTTGTCCCCAGATTTGCCGGGCTCAATGTGGCATGGTTAGAGTCCTCAGAAGCATGTGTCTTCCCCAGCTCTGCAGCCACATACTATCCGTTTGTTCAGGAACCACCAGTGACCGA GCAGAAAATATATACTGAAGACATGGCCTTTGGAGCTTCAACTTTTCCACCTCAGTATTTATCTTCTGAGATAACTCTTCATCCATATGCCTATTCTCCTTATACCCTTGACTCCACACAGAATGTTTACTCAGTGCCTGGCTCCCAGTATCATTATAACCAACCCAGTTGTTACCGAAGTTTTCAAACAGTGAAGCATCGAAATGAGAACGTGTGCCCTCTCCCACAAGAAATGAAAGCTCTGTTTAAG AAAAAAACCTATGATGAGAAAAAAACGTATGATCAGCAAAAGTTTGGCAGTGAAAGAACTGATGGAACTATATCATCTGAGATAAAATCAGCTAGAGGTTCACATCATTTGTCCATTTATGCTGagaatagtttgaaatcag TTACAGATGGTTGCCATAAGCGAACAGACAGGAAATCCAGAATCATTGCAAAAAATGTATCTACCTCCAAACCTGAGTTTGAATTTACCACACTGGACTTTCCTGAACTGCAAGGTGCAGAGAACAGTATGTCAGAGATACAGAAGCAACCCAAGTGGGGACCTGTCCACTCTGCCTCTACCAACATTTCTCTTCTAAGAGAAGTAGTAAAACCAGCTGCAGTGTTATCAAAG gGTGAAATagtggtgaaaaataaaaacccaaatgaATCTGTAACTGCTAATGCTGCTACCAATTCTCCTTCATGTACAAGAG CAGATCCTAAAAATGTTAGTATACCGTCTTCTGAAGCTTTATCTTCGGATCGTTCctacaacaaagaaaaacacattgtTCATCCTACCCAAAAG TCTAAAGCATCACAAGGTAGTGACCTTGAACAAAATGAAGCCTcaagaaagagtaagaaaaagaaagaaaaatctacatCAAAATATGAAGTCCTGACAGTTCAAGAGCCTCCAAGGATtgaa GATGCCGAGGAATTTCCCAACCTGGCAGTTGCATCTGAAAGAAGAGACAGAATAGAGACACCGAAATTTCAATCTAAACAGCAGCCACAG GATAACTTTAGAAACAATGTAAAGAAGAGCCAGCTTCCAGTGCAGCTGGATTTGGGGGGCGTGCTTACAGCCCTGGAGAAGAAGCAGCACTCTCAGCACGCAAAGCAGTCCTCAAAACCAGTGGTAGTCTCAG TTGGAGCAGTGCCAGTCCTTTCCAAAGAATGTGCGTCAGGGGAGAAAGGCCGCCGCGTGAGTCAAATGAAGACCCCACACAATCCCTTGGATTCCAGCGCCCCGCTGATGAagaaagggaagcagagggagaTCCCCAAGGCCAAGAAGCCAACCTCACTGAAGAAG attattttgaaaGAACGGCAAGAGAGAAAGCAGCAGCGTCTCCAAGAAAATGCTGTGAGTCCAGCTTTTACCAGTGATGACACACAAGATGGAGAGAGTGGTGGCGATGACCAGGTTCCTGAGCAGGCAGAGCCCTCAG GGCCAGAGGGGATGGACGAACCGATCTCCACTCCTGCGATTGAGGGCAAGTCTGAAGAGCCACCAGGCACAGAACTCCAGAGGGACACAGAGGCCTCCCACCTTGCTCCCAATCACGCCACCTTCCCTAAGATCCACAGCCGCAGATTCAGGGA TTACTGCAGCCAGATGCTTAGTAAAGAAGTGGATGCTTGTGTTACCGACCTACTCAAAGAACTGGTCCGTTTCCAAGACCGTATGTACCAGAAAGATCCAGTCAAGGCCAAGACTAAACGTCGACTTGTGTTGGGGTTGAGGGAAGTTCTCAAACACCTGAAGCTCAAAAAACTGAAATGTGTCATTATTTCTCCCAACTGTGAGAAGATACAGTCAAAAG GTGGGCTGGATGACACTTTGCACACAATTATTGATTATGCCTGTGAGCAGAACATTCCCTTTGTGTTTGCTCTCAACCGCAAAGCTCTGGGACGCAGTTTGAATAAGGCAGTTCCTGTCAGCGTGGTAGGGATCTTCAGCTACGATGGGGCCCAG GATCAGTTCCACAAGATGGTTGAGCTGACAATGGCGGCCCGACAGGCGTACAAGACCATGCTGGAGAATGTGCAGCAGGAGCTGGTGGGAGAACCCAGGCCTCAGGCACCTCCCAGCCCACCCACACAGGGCCCCAGCTGCCCTGCAGAAGATGGCCCCCCAGCCTTGACAGAAAAAGAAGAGCCACACTACA ttGAAATCTGGAAGAAACATCTGGAAGCATACAGTCCATGTGCCCTGGAGCTAGAGGAATCCTTGGAGGCTTCAACCTCTCAAATGATGAATTTGAATTTATGA